Sequence from the Burkholderia stabilis genome:
TTGAACGGATCGGTGCTCAGCAGGTTGCGCTTCGTGATGTCGTACACCGCGAACGTCCAGTACGCGCGGCCGTCGAGCAGCGTCTGCTTGACGCCGGCTTCCCACTGTTCGCCGGTCGCGAGCCGGTAGTTCGCCTGCGACGCGGACAGCGTCACGAGCGAGCCGAGCCCTTCCGCGCCCGTCGTGTACTGCGCATACGCGCTGAGCGTCGGTGCGACTTCGAAGACGAAACCGGTGCGCCAGCCGACGTTCGCGAAACGCTTGTCGAAGCCCGCGCCGGTCGCCGCCTGCTCGCGGCTGAACGCGATGTGGTCGTAACGCAGGCCGCTCACCCATGCGAGCCGCGGCAGCACTTCGAGGCGGTTCTCGGCGAACACCGCGGCCTGCCGCGCGCGCGTGCTGAACTGCGGCACCGTCGGGTCCGGGCTCGCGAACCCGCCGGGATCGAAACCGTGCGCGGGCACAGTCGATTCGCCGCCGTACGGCGAATTGTTGGTGCCGTCGAACGTGATCTGGCTGAACTCCGTGCCGACGACGAAGCGGTTCGCGCGGCCGAACAGCGTGCCGTCGAAACGCGCGCTGAGGCGATCGCCGATCTGCCGCTGGTGATGGCCGATGTCGAGATAATCGCTGCGCGTCACGCGCCCCGTCGCCGGGTCGAGCGCATACGCTTCGGCGTTGCGCCAGTGGCGGTTCGACGTCAGGTAGTAGAGCTGGTTGTCGATCGTCACGCCGGCCGCGGGGCGAAAGCTGGCCGACAGGCGCGTCCACTGGTCGTAGTAAGCGATCGTTGCGTCGGCAACGTTGTAGTTGAGCTTGCGCAGCGACGGATCGAGCACGCCGTTCGGCGCGGGCACGCCATAGTAGGTCGCCGGCATCTGGCGGCCGTAGTCGTAGTCGAGCGTCAGCGTGAGTTGCGGGCTCACGTCGAATTTCAGTGTGCCGCCGACCGCCGTCGTATGCGTATCGGCCCGCTCGGCGAAACCGTTTGCGCGCGCATCGCTCGCGTAGAAGCGGTACGACAGCCGCGGGCCGAGCGCGCCCGTCGTATCGAACGCGACGCGCTTCGCGCCGTCCGGGCCGACGCCGACCTGCAGCGTCGTCTCGCGCGTGCGCTGCGGCCGCTTCGGCACGACGTTCACGACGCCGCCGATCGCCCCTTCGCCGTACAGCACCGACGCCGGGCCGCGCAACACCTCGATACGCTCGACCGACCAGGTATCGAACGGGAACGTGATCGTGCCGGCCGCCGGCATCAGCCGCACGCCGTCGAGCAGCGTCATCACCGATTCCTGCCCGCTGAAGCCGCGCACGCTCAGCGCGGTGCCGCCGTTGCCGGGCGCCGTCGCGCTCGCGAAACCCGCGGTGCGTGTCACCGCGTCGCGCACCGTGCGGTCGCCGCGTGCTTCGATCGCGTCGGCCGTGACCGTCTCGACGCTTGCCGGCGTATCGAGACTCGCCAGCCCGAGCCGCGAGCCCGTTTCGAGCGGTTGCGTCAGTGCGTCGGCCGACGCGGATTGCGCGGTGATGTTGATCGCCGGCAGCGCGTGCCGGTCGTCCGGCGCGGGTGCTGTCGCTTCGGCGGCAAACGCGCCGGAGGTCGCCATCGCGCAGCCCAGCAGGGTCGTGCAGCCGCGTGCGCGCCATGCGCCGGTATCCCGGCGCGACGCGGCGTGGTGCCGCTCCCCGCGCGCCGGCTTGCTTCTGGTCTTCGTCACTTCGTATCGATCTTCGTGTGATGTCGTCGCACGCGGCCATGCCCGGCAGCCCGGTCGGCAGGCAACGAAAACGTCAGATGATACATTATATCAATCCGATTGCGTCAGGATTTTGTCAGCTTGGGTCGCCCCGCTCGATGCCGCTAAATCGGGAAGCTGAACTGCACCCAGAGCTTGTCGCCCTGCGGCCGGTTGCGCACTGCGAATTCGTGCTGGTACTTCACGACCACGCCCGACGCCGGCCCCCACATGTAACGCAGTTGCGGGCCGATCGCGACCGACTGCCCGCGAAAACCGTCCGACGCAACCTTGACGCCGTTTTGCGTGTCGTCGGTGAACTGCTTCAGGAACGTGCCCTGCACGCCGAGCTGCACGCGCCGGTCGATCGAATAGCCGATCAGGTAGTCGAGCACGGCGACCGCGCCCGAGTGGTACTGCGTCGCATGGTTCGGCGAATTCAGCTCCAGCACCGTGGTCGTCGAGATCTCCCAGTCGCGGCCCGGAAACCATGTCGTGCTGAGGTACGGCAGGAACGCATACGTGTTCAGCCCCGTGTTCGCGATCCGGTTCGCCGCATACGCGCCGGTCGGCACCGCGAACGACGGCGAGAAGAATGCGAAGAACGTCTTCGACGCATTCGCGTAGTTGATCATGAACGGTTCGAGGATCACGTCGCCGAGCGACGTGCGGTTTCCCGTGCCGCCCGGCGTCGACAGATGCAGGTGCACGATCGGCACGATCGCGCTGCTCGACAGCGAAAACGGACCGAACGTCGCGCCCCACGTATGAACGACGCGCGGCGTTTGCGCGACGACGCTCAGGTGGAACCCCGGCACCGCGCTGCCACCGCCCGGCCCGGCAAACCGGTTCGCCGCGTAGTACTGCGCGTAGTTGAAATACTGCGTGCCGCCGGGCGGCGGCAGCAGCCCGTTCAACACCGTGTTGACGCCGAACGGGTAGCTGATCTGGCCGTTCTCCGTGGCCGATGCCGGTGCGTGAACGGCGGCAGCAATCAGGAATGCCAATGGCATCCGTCGCAATGCGAATTTCATGTCGTCTCCAAACCGGATTTTTATCGTGTGGCCGCAAGCCGGATGCTTCGGCCCGGGCGAGACGCAATGTAAAGCGCACGACAACGGCGAAAAAGACGACGATCGGGAGAACAGTTCTCCGTCACACGGAGAAATACGCGGGCGCGAGCGTGAGCGCCACGGCGCGGCCCGCGATCAGCGGCTGACTTCCTTCCACTTGCGCGCGAGGCCGAGGCGTTCGAAGCGCTCGATCAGGAATTCGGTGAATACGCGGATCTTCGCCGGCTGGTGACGGCGGCTCTGGTACGCGATGTTGACGGTGAGCGCCGGCAGTTGCCAGTCGGTGAGCACCGGCACCAGTTTCCCCGCGACGATATCGTCGTGAATGATGTAAAGCGGCTGGATCAGGATGCCGAGCCCGGCGAGCGCCGCCGCGCGGATCACCTGCCCTTCGTTCGCATCGAGCACGCTCTTGATCGTGATCGACTGCTTCTTCGCGCCATGGCGGAAATGCAGCACGTACGGATCGTTGGCGAGGTTGTAGACCAGCAACCGGTGGTCGCACAGCGCATCGGGCGTCGCCGGCGCGCCGTGCTTCGCCAGATACCCGGGCGAAGCCGCCAGCACGCGCCGCGTCTCGGCGAGCCTGCGCACGGTGATGCCCGAATCCGCTTCATGCTCGCGCGTGCGGATCGCCACGTCGATACCGGCCTCGATGAAATCCGGGTAGCGGTTCGCCGCGACGATCTGCACGTTCAGGTTCGGGTAGCGCCGATGAAACTCGGGCAGCGCGGGCGCGATGTAGATCGACGCGAACGACACCGACGCGGTCACGCGCAGCGTGCCGGCCGGGTTGACGCTCGCCTCGTTGACCGCCGCGTCGGCCTCCGCCATCTCCGTCAGGATCGCGACGCAGCGCCGGTGATATTCGTGGCCGGCGTCCGTCAGCCACAGGCGCCGCGTGGTCCGCTCGACGAGGCGCGCGGCCAGGCGCTCTTCCAGCGCATTCAGGCAACGGCTCGCCGCCGCGCTCGACATGCCGAGCCGCTCGGCGGCCTTCGACAGGCTGCCCAGTTCGGCCACCTGCACGAAAAATTCGATCTGGGTCCACTTGTCCATGCGTTCGATTCTTCCACCTGGCGGAGAACAAAACTCCTCCAAACCATCTTTTTTACGATCAAAGGAAGAATTAATGTTACGTCAACGCGCCTTCGAACGACATCAGGAGACAACCCCAATGCGCAATCTCAACGAAGACACCATCACGCAGGCCGTGATCGCATCGCTGGGCGGCTGTCGCGACGAGCGGCTGCGCACGGTGATGACCAGCCTCGTCCAGCACCTGCATTCGTTCGCACGGGAAACGAAGCTCACCGAAGCGGAATGGCAGGCCGCGATCGGCTTCCTGACTGCGGTCGGCCACATCACCGACGACAAGCGCCAGGAATTCATCCTGCTGTCCGACGTGCTCGGGCTGTCGACGCTCGTCACCGCGCAGAACCACGCGAAGCCGGCCGGCTGCACGGAGGCGACCGTATTCGGTCCGTTCTACGTCGAAGGCAGCCCCGAGTTCGGACTGTTCGACGACATCGCGAACGGCGCATGCGGCGAGCCGTGCTTCGTGTCGGGCCATGTGCGCGGGATCGACGGCACGCCGGTCGCGCACGCGTCGCTGGAAGTCTGGCAGGCCGACGAGGACGGGCATTACGACGTGCAGCAACCGGCCGACGACGGCTCGGTCACGCATCGCGCGCGCGGCCGGCTGCGCACCGGCGCCGACGGCCGCTACGCATTCCGTTCGATCCTCGCCGAGCCGTACCCGATTCCACACGACGGCCCCGTCGGCGCGATGCTCGATGCGCTCGGCCGTCACCCGTGGCGCCCCGCGCACCTGCATTTCATGATCGAGGCGCGCGGCTACGAAACGCTGATCACGCACGTGTTCCGCGACGGCGATCGTTATCTCGACTCCGACGCGGTATTCGGTGTGCGTTCGACGCTGGTCGCCGACTGGGTGCGGCACGCACCCGGCGTGGCGCCCGACGGATCGCGCATGGATACGCCGTTCTACACGCTCGATTACGACTTCGTGCTGAATCGCGCGGAGCGTGCCGCATGATCCGGCACGTCGTGATGTGGAACGTCGCCGGTGCGACCGAACGCGAGCGCGAAACGGCGCGCGCCAGCGTGAAAACCGCCTTCGAAAGCCTGCGCGGCCGGATTCCGGGCATGACGCATCTCGAGGTCGGGGAGGATTTCAGCGCGGTCGATTACGCGTGCGACCTGATCCTCGTCGCCGAATTCGAATCGCGCGCGGCGCTCGACGGTTATGCGACGCATCCGGAACACGAACGCGTGCGCGACGCGCTGGCGGGCCTGCGCATCGCGCGCCATCAGGTCGACTATGCAACGGAGTGACGACGACATGGAATTCATCTACCAGGCGCGTCCCGCACGCGTGATCTTCGGTGCGGGCAGCCTGCAGCATCTCGAACGCGAAGTGCTGGCGCTGGGCGCACAGCGCGCGATCGTGCTCTGCACGCCGGAGCAGCGTGACCTCGCGCAACGCATAGTCGAGCGGCTCGGCGCGCGCGCGGCCGGCCTGTACGACCGCGCGACGATGCACGTGCCGATCGAAATCGCACGCGACGCGCGGGCGTATGCGCGGTCGTGCGACGCGGATTGCGCGATCGCGATCGGCGGCGGATCGACGATCGGCCTCGGCAAGGCAATTGCGCTCGAAAGCAGCCTGCCGATCCTCGCGATCCCGACCACGTACGCCGGCAGCGAAATGACGCCGATCTACGGCTTGACCGAAGGCGGCGTCAAGCGCACGGGCAGCGACGCGCGCGTTCTGCCGAAAACGGTGATCTACGACCCCGAGCTCACCGTCACGCTGCCGGTCGAACTGTCCGTGACGAGCGGCATCAACGCGATCGCACACGCGGCGGAAGGTCTCTACGCGCACGACGCGAATCCGGTCATGAGCCTCGTCGCCGAAGAAGGCATTCGCGCGCTGGCGCGCGGCCTGCCCGGCGTGCGGAGAAACGCGGCCGATATCGCCTCGCGCGGCGACGCGCTCTATGGCGCGTGGCTGTGCGGCATGGTGCTCGGCAACGTCGGCATGGCGCTGCATCACAAGCTCTGTCACACGCTCGGCGGCAGCTTCAATCTGCCGCACGCGCAAACCCATACGATCGTGCTGCCGCATGCACTCGCGTACAACGCGGCGCACGCGCCGGATGCGATGCAGCGGATCGCCCGCGCGATCGGCACGAACGACGCGGCGCGCGGCCTCTACGCACTGGCGCTCGACAACGGCGCACCGGTCTCGCTGAAGGCGATCGGCATGCAGGAAGCCGACCTCGATCGCGCGGCCGATCTCGCAGTGGCCAATCCGTACCGGAATCCGCGCCCGATCGAACGCGACGGCTTGCGCGCGCTGCTACAGGATGCATTCGACGGCAGCCTGCCCCGCTCGAGCGCGGGCTGACCTCTCACGCGGTTGCGCTGCCCGAACGATGCACCACAGACCAATAAACGAACCCATCATGGAGACAACCCGAATGAATACCGAACCGAGCGCGAACTGTGACGGCACCGTCGAACAGTGTGATGTCGCGATCGTCGGCTACGGCCCGACCGGCCTCGTCGCCGCATCGATGCTGGGCCGCGCCGGCCACCGCGTGATCGTCCTCGAACGCTGGCCGACGCCTTACGGGCTGCCGCGCCTCACGCACATCGACGGCGAAACCGCACGCATCGTGCAGGCCAGCGCCGACGTCGATCAGGCGCTGCGCAGCGCGAAGGCCGTCGACACCTACCATTACTGCGACGCGAACGGCGACCTGCTGCTCGAACTGAACTGGACGGGCCGCGCGTGCGGCTATCCCGCGCATATCTCGATCTACCAGCCCGACATCGAGGATGCGATCGATGCGCGCGCAAGCACTTTCAGGAACGTCACGATCCTGCGCGGCTGGGAGGTCGAAACGCTGCAGCAGGACGCCAACGGCGCGACACTGACCGCACATCCGTGGCGCGGCGGCCAGGACGCGCAATGGACCGGCCAGCCGCGCACCATTCGCGCCCGCTACGTGATCGGTG
This genomic interval carries:
- a CDS encoding TonB-dependent receptor, with the translated sequence MATSGAFAAEATAPAPDDRHALPAINITAQSASADALTQPLETGSRLGLASLDTPASVETVTADAIEARGDRTVRDAVTRTAGFASATAPGNGGTALSVRGFSGQESVMTLLDGVRLMPAAGTITFPFDTWSVERIEVLRGPASVLYGEGAIGGVVNVVPKRPQRTRETTLQVGVGPDGAKRVAFDTTGALGPRLSYRFYASDARANGFAERADTHTTAVGGTLKFDVSPQLTLTLDYDYGRQMPATYYGVPAPNGVLDPSLRKLNYNVADATIAYYDQWTRLSASFRPAAGVTIDNQLYYLTSNRHWRNAEAYALDPATGRVTRSDYLDIGHHQRQIGDRLSARFDGTLFGRANRFVVGTEFSQITFDGTNNSPYGGESTVPAHGFDPGGFASPDPTVPQFSTRARQAAVFAENRLEVLPRLAWVSGLRYDHIAFSREQAATGAGFDKRFANVGWRTGFVFEVAPTLSAYAQYTTGAEGLGSLVTLSASQANYRLATGEQWEAGVKQTLLDGRAYWTFAVYDITKRNLLSTDPFNPALRQQVGRQSSRGVELTGGARLPHGWTIDANVALLRARYDEFNQTSGGTTVSRAGNVPSNVPQQTANLWLGWAFAERWQANAGVRYVGATYGDDANRLQVPSYTVFDASLRWQPSSRTELALYLRNLANRTYAVTTSNGGEQWLLGPSRSAELVATMRF
- a CDS encoding SphA family protein produces the protein MKFALRRMPLAFLIAAAVHAPASATENGQISYPFGVNTVLNGLLPPPGGTQYFNYAQYYAANRFAGPGGGSAVPGFHLSVVAQTPRVVHTWGATFGPFSLSSSAIVPIVHLHLSTPGGTGNRTSLGDVILEPFMINYANASKTFFAFFSPSFAVPTGAYAANRIANTGLNTYAFLPYLSTTWFPGRDWEISTTTVLELNSPNHATQYHSGAVAVLDYLIGYSIDRRVQLGVQGTFLKQFTDDTQNGVKVASDGFRGQSVAIGPQLRYMWGPASGVVVKYQHEFAVRNRPQGDKLWVQFSFPI
- a CDS encoding LysR family transcriptional regulator; the encoded protein is MDKWTQIEFFVQVAELGSLSKAAERLGMSSAAASRCLNALEERLAARLVERTTRRLWLTDAGHEYHRRCVAILTEMAEADAAVNEASVNPAGTLRVTASVSFASIYIAPALPEFHRRYPNLNVQIVAANRYPDFIEAGIDVAIRTREHEADSGITVRRLAETRRVLAASPGYLAKHGAPATPDALCDHRLLVYNLANDPYVLHFRHGAKKQSITIKSVLDANEGQVIRAAALAGLGILIQPLYIIHDDIVAGKLVPVLTDWQLPALTVNIAYQSRRHQPAKIRVFTEFLIERFERLGLARKWKEVSR
- a CDS encoding intradiol ring-cleavage dioxygenase translates to MRNLNEDTITQAVIASLGGCRDERLRTVMTSLVQHLHSFARETKLTEAEWQAAIGFLTAVGHITDDKRQEFILLSDVLGLSTLVTAQNHAKPAGCTEATVFGPFYVEGSPEFGLFDDIANGACGEPCFVSGHVRGIDGTPVAHASLEVWQADEDGHYDVQQPADDGSVTHRARGRLRTGADGRYAFRSILAEPYPIPHDGPVGAMLDALGRHPWRPAHLHFMIEARGYETLITHVFRDGDRYLDSDAVFGVRSTLVADWVRHAPGVAPDGSRMDTPFYTLDYDFVLNRAERAA
- a CDS encoding Dabb family protein gives rise to the protein MIRHVVMWNVAGATERERETARASVKTAFESLRGRIPGMTHLEVGEDFSAVDYACDLILVAEFESRAALDGYATHPEHERVRDALAGLRIARHQVDYATE
- a CDS encoding maleylacetate reductase; this encodes MEFIYQARPARVIFGAGSLQHLEREVLALGAQRAIVLCTPEQRDLAQRIVERLGARAAGLYDRATMHVPIEIARDARAYARSCDADCAIAIGGGSTIGLGKAIALESSLPILAIPTTYAGSEMTPIYGLTEGGVKRTGSDARVLPKTVIYDPELTVTLPVELSVTSGINAIAHAAEGLYAHDANPVMSLVAEEGIRALARGLPGVRRNAADIASRGDALYGAWLCGMVLGNVGMALHHKLCHTLGGSFNLPHAQTHTIVLPHALAYNAAHAPDAMQRIARAIGTNDAARGLYALALDNGAPVSLKAIGMQEADLDRAADLAVANPYRNPRPIERDGLRALLQDAFDGSLPRSSAG